From Scomber scombrus chromosome 13, fScoSco1.1, whole genome shotgun sequence, a single genomic window includes:
- the gmppaa gene encoding mannose-1-phosphate guanyltransferase alpha-A: MLKAVILIGGPQKGTRFRPLSFEVPKPLFPVAGVPMLQHHIEACAKVPNMKEILLIGFFQPNEELTRFLCNAQQEFKISIRYLQEYAALGTGGGIYHFRDQIVSGNPEAFFVLNADVCSAFPLAEMLSFQKEHGEPNSCVILGTTANRKQSMNYGCIVENEETNEVLHYVEKPSTFVSDIINCGIYLFNPDIFQHIGTVFQKNQQDMLLEEPTNGWHRAEAIRLEQDIFTALAGQGKLYVYKTLSFWSQIKSAGSAIYASRLYLNQYHTTHPERLALNKEGGPKISGNVYIHPTANIDPTAMLGPNVSIGTGVTIGAGVRVRESIILHGATLQDHCCVLNSIVGWDSTIGKWARVEGTPSDPNPNDPYAKIDSETLFREGKLTPSITILGCNVNIPCEVIILNSIVLPHKDLNRSFKNQIIL; this comes from the exons ATGCTGAAGGCGGTCATTTTAATTGGAGGGCCCCAGAAAG GCACAAGGTTTAGGCCGCTGTCATTTGAAGTGCCCAAACCCTTGTTTCCAGTAGCCGGTGTGCCCATGCTGCAGCATCACATTGAAGCATGTGCAAAG GTACCGAATATGAAGGAGATTTTGCTCATCGGCTTTTTTCAGCCAAACGAAGAGCTGACCAGATTCCTTTGTAATGCACAGCAGGAATTCAAAATTTCCATCAG GTATTTGCAGGAGTATGCAGCCCTGGGCACTGGAGGGGGCATCTATCACTTCAGAGATCAGATTGTCTCCGGCAATCCGGAGGCTTTCTTTGTTCTGAATGCAGACGTCTGTTCAGCGTTTCCTCTAGCAGAGATGCTCAGCTTCCAGAAGGAACATGGAGAACCAAATAGCTGTGTTATCCTCGGGACAACG GCAAACAGAAAGCAATCCATGAACTACGGCTGCATTGTTGAAAACGAGGAAACAAACGAG gTCTTGCATTATGTGGAAAAGCCAAGCACATTTGTGAGTGACATCATCAACTGCGGTATATACCTCTTTAACCCAGATATCTTCCAGCATATTGGCACCGTCTTCCAGAAGAATCAACAGGACATGTTGTT AGAGGAGCCAACCAACGGCTGGCACCGAGCAGAGGCCATCCGGCTGGAGCAGGACATCTTCACTGCCCTGGCAGGACAGGGTAAACTCTACGTGTATAAGACCCTTAGCTTCTGGAGCCAGATAAAATCTGCAGG GTCTGCAATTTATGCCAGTCGATTGTACCTGAACCAGTATCACACAACTCATCCTGAAAGACTCGCCttaaataaggagggagggccCAAAATCAGCG GTAATGTCTATATTCATCCAACAGCCAACATTGACCCCACTGCTATG TTGGGTCCCAATGTCTCCATTGGAACTGGAGTGACTATCGGTGCTGGGGTCAGAGTTCGTGAATCCATCATCCTTCATGGGGCAACTCTTCAG GATCACTGCTGTGTTTTGAACAGCATTGTGGGATGGGATAGCACGATTGGCAAGTGGGCAAGAGTAGAAGGAACCCCAAGTGACCCGAATCCCAACGATCCCTATGCAAAGATTGACAGCGAGACCCTCTTCAGAGAAGGAAAACTCACCCCATCTATTACTATTCTTG GTTGTAACGTGAACATTCCCTGCGAGGTGATCATACTCAACTCCATCGTCCTTCCACACAAAGACCTCAACCGTAGCTTCAAAAACCAAATAATTCTCTAG